GTGCTCAAGCTCGGACCGAATCATCAACTCGTATCGGGATTTTTCCCAGGCGTCCGGGTCCATCCGACGGCGCTCTATGAAACCATCCTCTACACGGGAGTATTTTTTATCCTGTGGTCGATGCGCCGGCGGGCAGGCGTAGCAGGCCGCATCTTTTACCTCTACTTGGTTCTCCTGGGAGCATGCCGGTTCATGGTGGAATTTCTCCGCGTCAATCCGCGCGTGCTCTTTGCGCTTAGCGAAGCGCAGCTTATCAGCCTCGCGATGATCGCGGTCGGCCTGGTTGCGCTCTGGATGACCGGCGGCGTGTTCTCCGGATGGACGCGCGCGGAAGCGCCGGCGCAGAGCAGCCCTGCCGCGGCGAAAGCTGCGGCGCGCGCATAGCGCAGGGGCGAGCGCTCGAGGACACGATGAATCCCCGGGTGAGGCTGCTCTCGATGCTTGCCGGCGGGGCACTCCTCGCGGGCGTCGTGCTGATCGCGGTGACGCAGATCCGGCGCGGGGCGTCTGGGCCGTCGCAGTTCGAGGGCACCGATTCGGGACTCGGGGGCGAGAAGCCGATCGCCGCGGGCCAAAAGGCCGCCGCCTTCAAATTGACCGATCTGAGCGGCACTTCGGTCTCGATGTCCGACTTGCGCGGCAAAGTCGTGTTCCTCAATATCTGGGCGACCTGGTGTGCGCCGTGTCGCGAAGAGATGCCCTCGATGGAGAAGCTCTACGAGAATTTCCGCAACAACAAGGATTTCGTGATGCTAGCGGTCAGCCAGGATACCGGCAGCCGTCAAGAGGTCATGTCCTACGTCAAAAAGCACGGCTACCACTTTGACGTCCTGCTTGACCCGCAAAACGCGGTGGCCGAGGCTTACAAGGTGAGCGGCGTGCCGGAAACCTTTATTATCGACCGCCAGGGCCGCGTCGTCGCCCATCATGCGGGCGCCTTCGATTGGTCGCAGCCCGCGATTCGCGACGCCCTGGAGGAACTGCTCAAGGACAGCAAGGGCTAGGACCACGGGCGCGTCCGTCGCGAAACCGCATCTGCGGTGGCCCTCGGCGGCCATCCGCGAGCGCGTAAATACGGAATCCGTCGGGCGAAGTGGTGGCGTCCGGACGGCGCAAGGAATATGCTTGAATGTAACCCGCTCGGTACGCAGCGGGTGATAGCGGCGAACAATCAATGAAACGCAATCGTTCACCCTTCCTGGTCGCGGGCGTATGCGCGTTCGCGATCCTTGTCCTGCTGGCTGAGATCGCCGTGCGGCGCGCCGACGCGCTGCCCGACGACACCTACAAGGAACTGGCCACCTTCGCCAACGTGCTGGCGATCGTGCAGAAGAACTACGTCGAGCCGGTTACGACCAAGCAGCTGATCAACGGCGCGATAACCGGGATGCTGGCGTCGCTCGATCCGCATAGCGCCTATCTCACCCCCGACCTTTATCGCGACCTCGAAGTCGAAACCCGCGGCAGCTTCGGTGGGCTGGGTCTCGAGGTTACGGTCAAGGACGACATGCTGACGGTCGTCGCGCCCATCGAGGACACTCCCGCCTACAAGGCGGGGGTCAAGGCCGGCGACCAGATCGTCAAGATAAACGACGACTTCACCAAGGGTATGACGCTAACGGACGCGGTCAAGCGGATGCGCGGGCCGCAGGGCAGCAAGATCCACCTCACCATCCATCGCAAGGGCGTGCCGGAACTCTTCACGGTGAGCGTCACGCGCGAGGTGATCAAGATAAAGTCGGTCAAGGCCAAGGATCTGCGCCACGGCTACGAGTACATCCGCGTCAGCAGCTTTGAAGAGGGCACCGGCGACGATCTGCAGAAGGCGCTGGACAAATTCCGCGCGGATCACAACGGCCAGGTAAAGGGCCTGGTGCTCGATCTGCGCGACAACCCGGGCGGATTGCTCAACCAGGCGGTGCAGGTCGGCGACGAATTCCTCGACGGCGGACTTATCGTTTACACCCAGGGACGCCAGGAGAATCAGCAGCAGAAGTACTTCTCGCATCGCAAGAAGGATTTTGTGGACTACCCGATGGTGGTGCTGGTCAACGGCGGCAGCGCGAGCGCAAGCGAGATCGTCGCCGGCGCGCTGCAGGATCAGCGCCGCGCGATCACCGTCGGGACTCAGACCTTCGGCAAGGGCTCCGTGCAGACCATCCTGCCGCTTGACGATCACTCGGCGCTCCGCCTCACGACCGCGCGCTACTACACGCCCAACGGCCGCTCAATCCAAGCCGTCGGGATCACGCCCGACGTGACCTCCGAGCCGCCTCGGACTACGCTCGCGGCGCTCGAGCAGCAAGGCGCGACGATCAACGAGGACACGGAAATTCGCGAGAGCGACCTGCTCCATCATTTCAAGAACAACGACGCCAAGTCTCCTAACGCCCCCGCCGGCAAGGACCAGAACGCTCCGGCCGCGGGCTCCGCGAAGCACTCCAGGGGTAATCACGCGAGCAAGGAGCAGGCAGGGGGCGTTCAGCCGGAACAGAAGGACGTTCAGCTCGAACGCGCGATTCAGGTGCTGGACAACTGGCGCAGCTACAAGCTCCAGCTTGCGCGCAACGACGTTCCGCCGCCGCAGGCGGCGCCGAAACCGGCGGCCGCTCCCGCGGACGACTCGGGCTCTGACGGCTCGGGCCAATAGCGTTCCACCGAGAGCCTGAATTTCGTCGACCAGGCGCCGCCCGCATTTTTACGCGGGCGGCGTTCCTTATTTTTACCCGCACGGCGTGCTTTTTATTTCCCGCCCCGTGTTCTGCTTGCATCGGCCCTCGCGATCGCGACTGATGCCGCGGGATGCGCTCAAGCTTCGCGGCGCCCACAGCTTCAGCCGAGAGGACGGTGAGCGTTGTTCCCCACTGGGGGGCGACGGAGTCAGAGAGATCACTTCTTCCCTGCTCCGGCGTTCGCGATCGCGCCCGATGCGGTGGACGCGCCTTACGCTTCGCGGCGCGCATCTGGTAAGTTGACCGCATGGCCGGCCAACTGGAACTCTCGTTGCGCGGCCAGGTGCGTGCGCTCAACGTCACGCAACTGGTGCGGATGGTCCGCGAGACGCTGGAGGCCAATCTCGACCAGTGCTGGGTGATGGGCGAAATCTCAAACGCCCGCCCGGCGCCCTCCGGCCATCTCTATTTCACGCTCAAGGACGCGCATAGCGCGATCAACGTGGTGATGTTCCGTTCGGCGGCGGCGCGGATGCGCTTCAAGGTCGTTGACGGGATGCAGGTCGTCGTGCGCGGCCGGGTCGATGTTTACGAGGCGCGCGGTGCGCTCCAGTTCTATGCCGAAGAGATCGAGCCGCGCGGTCTCGGCGCGCTGCAGTTCGCCTTCGAGCAGCTCAAGGAACGGCTGAGCCGCGAGGGGCTGTTCGACGAGGGCCGCAAGCGCGCGCTGCCGTTTTTGCCCGCGGCGGTGGGCGTGGTGACCGCGCTCGGCGGCGCGGCGCTGCGCGATATCTTAACGGTCGCGCTCGCGCGCTGTCCCAACCTGCACGTCATCATCCGGCCCGCGCGCGTGCAGGGGCCAGGCGCGGCCGCGGAAATCGCGCAGGCGATCGACGACCTTAACGACGACGCGCGCGCCCAGGTGATGATCGTGGGGCGCGGTGGCGGCTCGCTCGAGGATCTATGGGCGTTTAACGAAGAGGCGGTCGCGCGCGCGATCCATCGCTCGCGCATCCCGGTGATCTCGGCCGTCGGCCACGAAATCGACTACACCATCGCCGACTTCGTAGCCGACGTGCGCGCGCCGACGCCGACCGCGGCGGCGCAGCTCGTTGTCCCCGATTTTCCCGCGCTCCGCCGGCAGGTGGACGAAACCGCCGCTACGCTCAACGGCGCGGCGGTCAGCGCGCTATCCGACCATCGCCGCGCCGTCGCCCATCTCAACACGCGGCTGCGCGAGCCCAAAGCGGCGCTCCGCCAGGCGCGCCAGCGCGCCGACGAGGCGGCGGCCGCGCTCTGCGCGGCGCTCGCCGCGCGCCTTGGCGATCGGCGCCGCCACGTCGCCGCGTTGGGCGCGCATCTGACGCCCCCCGGCGCGCTCGTGCGCACGCTGCGTCTGGGTGCGGAGCGCGTGACGCTCCATCTGGCGCAAGCGATGAGAGGGCAGGCCACGCGGATGCGGATGCGCGTCGAGGCGATGGCGGCGCGACTTGGCGAAGCCGCGCCGCGCGCGATGGCCGAGCGCCGGCGCGCCGCCCTGGCGGCGGCGGCGGTGCGGCTGGGGGCGGCGATGGAACGTGCGCAGGGGCGCCGCAGCGCCGAACTGGCGGCGCTCGCGGCGCGCTTGGACTCGACCTCGCCCCTGAGGGTGCTCGAGCGCGGCTACGCCGTCGCGATAAACCTGCGCGACGGCCGCGCGGTAATTGATGCGGCCGAGGTCGAGATCGGCGACGAACTCGACGTCCGGCTGAGCCACGGCAGCCTGCGCGCCCGCACGACTGCGCGCCAATCCTGAGGCGCGTGCGCGATCCGAGTCCGCAATCCGAGGCTAAGCGATGGCCACCACGCGCAGAAAGTTCGAAGACGAGTTGAAAGATCTCGAGGGAATCGTGGGACAGATCGATTCCGGCGAACTCTCGCTGGAGGATTCGATCGCGGCCTTTGAGCGCGGCGTCGGCCTCGTCCGCTCGCTCAACCAGAAGCTCGACGAGGTCGAGCGCAAGGTCGAGCTGCTGATGCGCAATGCGCAGGGCGAGCTCAAGACCGCGCCTTACGATCCGGCGGCGAGATCCGAAGGCGGCGGCAAGGGAGACGGCCATCGCAAGGACACCCCCGGCAAGGACGACGACGACGACATCCCTTTTTGAGTGGTTTGAAAGCTGCTCGGCATCTTGCAGGTGAAAGTCCTGTCACAGGAAGAGGCTAGTTGCCTGTGTAGCTATGGCGTACGGGTCGAGGGCGACCGAGGCGCGGGAGCAACGCCGGAAAAACGTGGCCCCAGACCCAGACCGTGGGCGCGCGCAACTGCATAGCCCGTAACGCAAGTGAACCTCGCAAGCCTCGTAAATGTCAGCCGTGCGGTGATACTGGGAGAGCATGGTGTAGATGGTTCCGCCGAGTCTCTAGAACGGGGACGAAGGCCAGTGTCCCCGGTGGATGAACTAGCCGTTCGAAGCCGGGGGCGGAACCCGGGGTATAGAGGATGGGATGCGCAGAAAGAACCGAGCGGAACAAACGAGACCTCTACCCGTCGCGGCCCAACCCGCCGCGTAACCAAAGGTATAAGGCAACCACCGAAGTCCGGAGGAATGCGGGATAGAGGAGTCGGAGGAGGTCATAGTACCGGCGATGGCGAGGACAACAGAACCTTGCCGGAGGGAAGGAGCTCTGCTTCTGCCGTGCGAACCGCTGCGAGAGGCACTGCGTGATTGCGAAAGCTCAGAACACGCCGCTAGAAAGAGTGCGAGTACTGCAACGGACGCTATACCGCGCAGCCAAGGCGAATCCGACGCGCAAGTTCGGAGTGCTCTATGACAAGGTGTGCCGCGACGACGTTCTGCGCATCGCGTATGCACGGGTCAAAGCCAACGCCGGTGCCCCAGGCATCGACGGACAGACCTTCGAGGTAATCGAGAAGGAAGTCGGCGTAGACACGTTCCTGCGCAGCATCAAAGAACGCTTGTTGCGGCGGCGCTATCGGCCTCTGCCAGTTCGGCGAGTTTATATCCCGAAGGCGGACGGTACGCAGCGACCGCTCGGCATTCCTGTCATTACCGATCGGGTAGTGCAGGCAGCGGTGAAGCTCGTCATCGAACCTCTGTTCGAGGCGGACTTCAAGGATTTCTCGTACGGCTTCCGACCCCGGAAGAATGCTCACCAAGCGCTACGGGAAGTCTACAAGCAGCTCAACTTCGGCTGCCGATGGGTGGTCGATGCGGACATCAAGTCGTATTTCGACCGGATACCGCATGACCGCCTGCTGCTGTCTGTGCGGTCCAGAGTCATCGACCGGTCAGTGGTCAAGCTGATTGAGATGTGGCTCGACGCCGG
This region of Candidatus Binataceae bacterium genomic DNA includes:
- a CDS encoding prolipoprotein diacylglyceryl transferase family protein; this translates as VLKLGPNHQLVSGFFPGVRVHPTALYETILYTGVFFILWSMRRRAGVAGRIFYLYLVLLGACRFMVEFLRVNPRVLFALSEAQLISLAMIAVGLVALWMTGGVFSGWTRAEAPAQSSPAAAKAAARA
- a CDS encoding TlpA disulfide reductase family protein — its product is MNPRVRLLSMLAGGALLAGVVLIAVTQIRRGASGPSQFEGTDSGLGGEKPIAAGQKAAAFKLTDLSGTSVSMSDLRGKVVFLNIWATWCAPCREEMPSMEKLYENFRNNKDFVMLAVSQDTGSRQEVMSYVKKHGYHFDVLLDPQNAVAEAYKVSGVPETFIIDRQGRVVAHHAGAFDWSQPAIRDALEELLKDSKG
- a CDS encoding S41 family peptidase — its product is MKRNRSPFLVAGVCAFAILVLLAEIAVRRADALPDDTYKELATFANVLAIVQKNYVEPVTTKQLINGAITGMLASLDPHSAYLTPDLYRDLEVETRGSFGGLGLEVTVKDDMLTVVAPIEDTPAYKAGVKAGDQIVKINDDFTKGMTLTDAVKRMRGPQGSKIHLTIHRKGVPELFTVSVTREVIKIKSVKAKDLRHGYEYIRVSSFEEGTGDDLQKALDKFRADHNGQVKGLVLDLRDNPGGLLNQAVQVGDEFLDGGLIVYTQGRQENQQQKYFSHRKKDFVDYPMVVLVNGGSASASEIVAGALQDQRRAITVGTQTFGKGSVQTILPLDDHSALRLTTARYYTPNGRSIQAVGITPDVTSEPPRTTLAALEQQGATINEDTEIRESDLLHHFKNNDAKSPNAPAGKDQNAPAAGSAKHSRGNHASKEQAGGVQPEQKDVQLERAIQVLDNWRSYKLQLARNDVPPPQAAPKPAAAPADDSGSDGSGQ
- the xseA gene encoding exodeoxyribonuclease VII large subunit yields the protein MAGQLELSLRGQVRALNVTQLVRMVRETLEANLDQCWVMGEISNARPAPSGHLYFTLKDAHSAINVVMFRSAAARMRFKVVDGMQVVVRGRVDVYEARGALQFYAEEIEPRGLGALQFAFEQLKERLSREGLFDEGRKRALPFLPAAVGVVTALGGAALRDILTVALARCPNLHVIIRPARVQGPGAAAEIAQAIDDLNDDARAQVMIVGRGGGSLEDLWAFNEEAVARAIHRSRIPVISAVGHEIDYTIADFVADVRAPTPTAAAQLVVPDFPALRRQVDETAATLNGAAVSALSDHRRAVAHLNTRLREPKAALRQARQRADEAAAALCAALAARLGDRRRHVAALGAHLTPPGALVRTLRLGAERVTLHLAQAMRGQATRMRMRVEAMAARLGEAAPRAMAERRRAALAAAAVRLGAAMERAQGRRSAELAALAARLDSTSPLRVLERGYAVAINLRDGRAVIDAAEVEIGDELDVRLSHGSLRARTTARQS
- a CDS encoding exodeoxyribonuclease VII small subunit, with product MATTRRKFEDELKDLEGIVGQIDSGELSLEDSIAAFERGVGLVRSLNQKLDEVERKVELLMRNAQGELKTAPYDPAARSEGGGKGDGHRKDTPGKDDDDDIPF